The Christiangramia flava JLT2011 genome has a segment encoding these proteins:
- a CDS encoding BamA/TamA family outer membrane protein yields the protein MEPNQNLLTENELITNGERIREERILNQIYQEPNTRFLGIPLRLHFYNLARPKIDSILYQKYIVDSTKQRFMIGLLSKKQYERFLHSKLEFNQWIKRTGEEPVIVSREDTEKSLERLKSWYWNNGWFNVEGDYKIIPAEKPKRALVEYTITTHKPYVIDSLETLISSPALDSLYQLHEAESLIKEGVQYNTLDFNDERDRLTEIFRNNGVYDFDQEFISFDADTINTNHRIGTTLIIKNRRNGVNDSVTEPFKIHKISKVNIFTDYTYANRDKPIADSVNVNGYSIYSFDAMEYKPEAVTDAVFIKPGSVYSDLDRTRTYNRINSLRNFKYPNIQFIPDPADSSGTDLVSNIFLSPQPKYSLGFDLDVYQSNIQKFGIGFGGSFLIRNLFGRAENFEISGTGSIGSSADAAKSANQNQFFDITEVGADAKLSFPRIFLPFNTEKFIPKHFNPFTNMSLGISSQRNIGLDKQTFSGILNYEWTPNKKLTNSLDLLNIQYVRNLNIGNYFNVYRNSFDELNNLARNSSFQFNDTSAEPVLEIPDEADEFIQVVQNGQPGVLGLSEEEYFNVVDIAQRKFRLTQNNLIFATNYTYLWNTKESLYDQEFTRFRFKIETAGNILSAVSDLANFQKNEQGQSEVMGVAFSQYVKTEIDLIKHWDLGHENVIAVRGFGGIAIPYGNSNSIPISKTFFAGGPNDNRAWQAYDLGPGSSGSRLEFNEANMKLAFNGEYRFGLYEAFKGALFVDVGNIWNVLDNTRYSDYTFDGIKDLTELAVGSGFGIRYDFDFFVLRFDVGFKTYNPALPAGDRWFRDYNFNNAVYNVGINYPF from the coding sequence TTGGAGCCAAACCAGAATCTTTTAACTGAAAACGAGCTGATCACCAACGGGGAGCGCATTCGCGAAGAACGTATTCTGAACCAGATTTACCAGGAACCAAACACGAGATTTCTTGGAATTCCCTTGAGATTGCATTTTTACAACCTGGCCCGGCCAAAAATAGATAGTATTCTTTATCAAAAATATATTGTAGACAGTACCAAACAGCGGTTCATGATTGGGCTGCTTTCCAAGAAACAGTACGAGCGCTTCCTGCATTCTAAATTGGAGTTCAACCAATGGATCAAAAGAACCGGCGAGGAACCCGTGATCGTAAGCCGCGAAGACACCGAAAAATCTCTGGAACGACTGAAGTCCTGGTATTGGAATAATGGCTGGTTCAACGTGGAAGGTGATTATAAGATCATTCCTGCCGAAAAACCCAAAAGAGCCCTCGTGGAATACACGATCACCACGCACAAACCTTACGTGATAGACAGCTTGGAAACACTCATTTCTTCACCCGCACTTGATTCATTGTACCAGTTACACGAAGCGGAAAGCCTGATCAAAGAAGGCGTGCAATACAACACGCTGGATTTTAATGATGAAAGAGACCGGTTGACGGAGATTTTCCGAAACAATGGAGTTTATGATTTCGATCAGGAATTCATTTCCTTCGATGCCGACACTATAAACACTAATCATCGCATTGGCACCACTCTCATCATCAAGAACCGGAGAAACGGTGTGAACGACAGCGTCACTGAGCCCTTCAAGATTCACAAAATAAGCAAGGTCAACATTTTTACAGATTACACGTATGCCAACCGGGACAAACCCATCGCCGATTCGGTAAATGTGAACGGATATTCCATCTATTCTTTCGATGCCATGGAATACAAACCTGAGGCAGTCACAGATGCCGTTTTCATTAAACCCGGCTCGGTGTACAGCGATCTCGACAGAACCCGAACCTATAACCGTATCAATTCCCTGAGGAATTTTAAATATCCTAATATCCAGTTCATTCCAGACCCGGCCGATTCCAGCGGGACCGACCTGGTGAGTAACATTTTCCTGTCTCCGCAGCCCAAATATTCCCTCGGTTTTGACCTGGATGTCTATCAAAGTAATATTCAGAAATTCGGAATTGGTTTCGGGGGCTCATTTCTGATTCGGAATCTATTCGGAAGGGCTGAAAACTTTGAAATTTCCGGAACCGGAAGTATTGGTTCTTCCGCAGATGCGGCAAAAAGCGCTAATCAAAACCAGTTTTTCGATATAACTGAAGTTGGAGCCGATGCAAAATTGTCTTTCCCGAGGATCTTTCTCCCATTCAATACGGAAAAATTTATTCCGAAGCACTTCAACCCCTTTACCAACATGAGTCTGGGAATCAGTTCCCAGCGGAATATCGGGTTGGACAAACAAACATTTTCAGGAATTCTGAATTATGAGTGGACGCCAAACAAGAAACTCACTAACAGCCTGGACCTGCTGAATATACAGTACGTACGAAACCTGAATATTGGCAATTATTTCAACGTTTACCGAAATTCCTTTGATGAACTGAACAATCTGGCCAGGAACAGCAGTTTTCAGTTTAATGATACTTCCGCAGAACCGGTTTTGGAAATCCCTGATGAAGCCGATGAGTTCATTCAGGTAGTCCAGAATGGCCAACCTGGCGTTTTAGGTCTTTCCGAAGAAGAATATTTCAATGTGGTGGACATTGCACAGCGAAAATTCCGCCTTACGCAAAACAACCTGATCTTTGCCACGAATTACACGTACTTATGGAACACCAAGGAAAGTTTGTACGACCAGGAATTCACGCGCTTCCGCTTTAAGATTGAAACGGCCGGGAATATTCTTTCTGCCGTGTCTGACCTGGCAAATTTTCAGAAGAACGAACAGGGACAGTCAGAAGTTATGGGTGTGGCTTTTTCGCAGTATGTCAAGACTGAGATCGACCTGATCAAACACTGGGACCTGGGGCACGAAAATGTGATCGCCGTTAGAGGTTTTGGCGGAATTGCCATTCCGTATGGAAATTCTAACAGTATCCCGATCTCGAAGACTTTTTTCGCCGGAGGACCCAATGACAACCGTGCCTGGCAGGCCTATGATTTGGGCCCGGGAAGTAGCGGCAGCAGGCTGGAGTTCAATGAAGCCAATATGAAACTGGCCTTCAACGGGGAATATCGGTTTGGATTATACGAAGCTTTTAAGGGAGCACTATTTGTTGATGTAGGAAATATCTGGAATGTGCTTGACAATACTCGATACAGCGATTATACTTTTGACGGGATTAAAGACCTCACCGAACTCGCCGTAGGTTCTGGTTTCGGGATACGCTACGACTTTGATTTCTTCGTATTGCGCTTTGATGTGGGCTTCAAAACCTACAATCCGGCCCTGCCAGCCGGAGATCGCTGGTTCAGAGATTACAACTTCAACAACGCGGTATATAATGTAGGGATCAATTATCCTTTTTAA
- a CDS encoding TrmH family RNA methyltransferase — protein sequence MVTKNQIKLIKSLSRKKNRDQNKLFVVEGTKSISEFLKAGFKPRLLFATHHNEAWPEHIVTDERELRKISFLKNPSGSLAVFEIPETLAFEQKELTLVLDGIQDPGNLGTIIRLCDWFGIEFLVCSRDTADCFNPKVVQSSMGSLARVEVVYTDLKYFLQEQQAVSYGALLEGENVYQTGLSEKAVLVMGNEGKGISPEIAEIMDKKIHIPQFGVDQETESLNVATATAILLSEFRRGRFTGKQN from the coding sequence ATGGTTACCAAAAACCAGATCAAGTTAATAAAAAGCCTTTCTCGTAAAAAAAACCGCGACCAGAATAAATTGTTCGTGGTGGAAGGGACCAAAAGCATCAGCGAATTTCTAAAAGCGGGTTTTAAGCCCCGGCTGTTATTCGCTACTCATCACAACGAGGCCTGGCCGGAACATATTGTAACCGATGAACGGGAACTGCGGAAAATCTCTTTTCTGAAAAACCCTTCCGGAAGTCTGGCGGTATTTGAAATCCCTGAAACATTAGCATTTGAACAAAAAGAGCTTACGTTGGTGCTGGATGGAATTCAGGATCCCGGTAACCTGGGTACGATCATCCGGTTGTGTGACTGGTTCGGTATTGAATTTCTGGTTTGCTCTCGAGATACTGCCGATTGTTTCAACCCGAAAGTGGTTCAATCCAGTATGGGGTCGCTGGCGAGGGTTGAGGTGGTGTATACCGATCTTAAATATTTTCTGCAAGAACAACAGGCGGTTTCTTATGGAGCCTTGCTGGAGGGAGAAAATGTGTATCAAACAGGCCTTTCAGAAAAAGCAGTTCTGGTAATGGGAAATGAAGGAAAGGGGATTAGTCCTGAAATTGCAGAAATCATGGATAAAAAAATTCATATTCCGCAATTCGGTGTAGATCAGGAAACCGAAAGTCTCAATGTAGCTACGGCGACTGCTATTCTATTAAGCGAATTCCGAAGAGGACGGTTTACTGGAAAACAAAATTAA
- a CDS encoding porin family protein gives MKKILTIFLLLAGLNAMHAQLFSGESIMNQQNFDQQRWSWGYFLGLNTYDFNFDYKEYNSDYVTGQDFRVEKRIGFNVGLVGNLKLSHNFDLRLEPGVSFNTRGYQAVKADANTYREINSTYVHIPLLVKFNANRLNNFRPFLVGGVSTSINLSSNENNPDDNSAGQFRMTTNSYYYEIGFGIDLYLYYFKLSPSLRGVFAINDELIRDADPNSIYTGNVDKMMSRGVFLNFVFQ, from the coding sequence ATGAAAAAAATCTTAACCATCTTCCTGCTTCTGGCGGGACTCAACGCCATGCATGCCCAGCTATTTTCTGGGGAAAGCATTATGAACCAGCAAAACTTCGATCAGCAACGCTGGTCATGGGGGTATTTCCTGGGGTTGAACACCTACGATTTCAATTTTGATTACAAAGAGTATAACTCGGATTATGTGACCGGTCAGGATTTCCGGGTAGAAAAACGAATCGGTTTTAATGTGGGTCTGGTAGGAAATCTGAAGCTCAGTCATAATTTTGACCTGAGACTCGAGCCGGGAGTGAGCTTCAACACCCGCGGCTACCAGGCTGTCAAAGCTGATGCCAATACCTACCGGGAGATCAATTCAACTTATGTGCACATTCCCCTACTGGTAAAATTCAACGCGAACAGGCTGAATAATTTCAGGCCATTCCTGGTTGGTGGTGTTTCTACATCCATCAACCTCAGCAGTAACGAGAATAACCCCGACGATAATAGCGCAGGCCAGTTTCGCATGACCACCAATTCCTATTACTATGAGATCGGCTTCGGAATTGACCTTTACCTGTATTACTTCAAATTAAGCCCTTCCCTTCGCGGCGTTTTCGCGATCAACGATGAACTCATCAGGGATGCTGACCCTAATAGTATCTATACAGGTAACGTAGACAAAATGATGTCTCGAGGCGTTTTTCTTAATTTTGTTTTCCAGTAA
- the ubiE gene encoding bifunctional demethylmenaquinone methyltransferase/2-methoxy-6-polyprenyl-1,4-benzoquinol methylase UbiE, translated as MGKKVTPYKDSELTKKKQVEQMFDNISGNYDGLNRVISLGTDVSWRKKVVQAVAATKPETILDIATGTGDLAIQMAEETNAPKIIGLDLSEGMLREGRKKIDRKDLDSRIEMVQGDSEALPFENDSFDAITVAFGVRNFEDLEKGLSEIQRVLKPGGIFVVLETSVPTKFPFKQGYQVYSGAILPLIGKLFSKDKDAYSYLSESAANFPYGEAFNNILQKTGFIDIKDLPQTFGVSTIYIASK; from the coding sequence ATGGGTAAAAAGGTAACCCCTTATAAGGATTCTGAGCTTACCAAGAAGAAGCAGGTAGAACAGATGTTCGATAATATTTCGGGAAATTACGATGGTTTGAACCGTGTTATTTCCCTGGGAACAGATGTTTCATGGAGAAAGAAGGTGGTGCAGGCAGTGGCAGCTACCAAACCCGAAACCATTCTGGATATCGCGACAGGTACTGGTGACCTTGCCATTCAAATGGCTGAAGAGACCAATGCACCAAAGATCATTGGTCTGGATCTTTCCGAAGGGATGCTTCGGGAAGGAAGGAAAAAGATTGACCGAAAAGACCTCGATAGTCGTATAGAAATGGTTCAGGGAGATTCGGAAGCTTTGCCATTCGAAAATGATTCTTTTGATGCCATCACTGTGGCTTTTGGCGTTAGAAATTTTGAAGATCTTGAAAAAGGTCTTTCTGAGATTCAGCGCGTTCTGAAGCCAGGTGGAATTTTCGTGGTTCTGGAGACCTCCGTTCCTACTAAATTTCCGTTCAAACAGGGTTACCAGGTCTATTCCGGGGCGATCCTGCCATTAATCGGAAAACTATTTTCAAAAGATAAAGATGCCTATTCGTATCTTAGTGAAAGTGCCGCAAATTTTCCCTACGGTGAGGCCTTCAACAATATTTTACAGAAAACCGGGTTTATAGATATAAAAGATTTGCCCCAAACATTTGGCGTATCAACCATATATATTGCTTCAAAGTAA
- the trkA gene encoding Trk system potassium transporter TrkA translates to MKIIIAGAGEVGFHLAKLLSFESQDITLIDPNKDNLSYADTHLDIRTIKGDASSIKILKDAQVKYCDMVISVTSSEAVNITVCVLAKQLGAKRTIARISNTEYLENQSEVGFTRFGIDELISPEALASREIELLLNQSAFNDSYEFEEGALTMIGVSLSRTATFVGKSVKEAAQIFPELNFVPIAIQRFGTQYTLIPRGDTQFKEGDQVYFTTLKNGVEELYKLTGKVKQEIKNVMVLGGSKIGRKTAQMLCENNFRVKLVEKDREKAYDLADELLRTLVINGDGRNVELLEEENIHDMDAFIAVTGNSETNIMSCLVAKSKGVKKTIALVENMDYFQLSHSIGIDTLINKKLLAANNIFRYVRKGEVVAMTKLNNMNAELLEFIVKPESQVANKRIKDLDFPRSAIIGGIVRNGKGLIALGDFLVQAGDRVVVCCLPRSINKVEKLFL, encoded by the coding sequence ATGAAGATAATTATCGCCGGTGCTGGTGAAGTAGGATTTCATTTGGCAAAACTGCTCTCTTTTGAATCGCAGGATATTACATTGATTGATCCCAATAAAGACAATCTTAGTTACGCCGATACTCACCTCGACATCAGAACCATCAAAGGCGATGCCTCCTCGATCAAAATTCTGAAAGATGCGCAGGTGAAATACTGTGATATGGTGATTAGTGTCACCTCAAGTGAGGCCGTGAATATCACGGTTTGTGTACTGGCCAAGCAACTTGGGGCTAAAAGAACGATCGCAAGGATCTCCAATACCGAATATCTCGAAAATCAAAGTGAAGTTGGGTTTACCCGCTTCGGAATAGATGAACTTATTTCTCCGGAAGCCCTCGCCAGCCGAGAGATCGAGTTACTCTTGAACCAGTCGGCATTCAATGATTCTTATGAATTTGAAGAAGGAGCGTTGACGATGATAGGTGTAAGTCTCTCCAGAACAGCAACCTTCGTGGGCAAAAGCGTGAAAGAAGCGGCGCAGATTTTCCCGGAACTGAATTTTGTTCCCATAGCCATTCAGCGATTTGGAACTCAGTACACCCTGATTCCTCGCGGAGATACGCAGTTCAAAGAGGGCGACCAGGTCTATTTTACCACGCTGAAGAACGGGGTGGAGGAATTGTATAAACTCACTGGAAAGGTTAAACAGGAGATCAAAAATGTAATGGTTCTCGGCGGAAGTAAGATTGGCCGAAAAACCGCTCAGATGCTTTGCGAAAATAATTTTCGTGTAAAACTGGTGGAAAAAGACCGGGAAAAGGCCTATGATCTGGCAGATGAACTACTGCGAACCTTGGTGATTAATGGTGATGGCCGCAACGTGGAGCTGCTGGAAGAAGAAAATATCCATGATATGGATGCTTTTATTGCTGTGACGGGAAATTCAGAAACCAATATCATGTCCTGCCTGGTGGCTAAATCCAAAGGTGTAAAAAAGACCATTGCCCTGGTCGAGAATATGGATTATTTTCAGTTAAGTCATTCCATAGGGATCGATACGCTCATCAATAAAAAACTACTTGCAGCCAATAATATTTTCCGTTATGTACGGAAAGGGGAGGTGGTCGCGATGACCAAACTCAATAATATGAATGCCGAATTGCTGGAGTTTATCGTAAAACCAGAATCACAGGTGGCCAATAAACGAATAAAAGACCTGGACTTTCCAAGATCAGCGATCATCGGCGGAATTGTTCGCAACGGCAAAGGCCTGATCGCATTGGGGGATTTCCTGGTGCAGGCCGGCGATCGCGTGGTGGTATGCTGCCTGCCACGTTCTATTAATAAAGTAGAAAAACTCTTCCTTTAA